The window TTTGCGTGCGACCACGGCCGGCGAGGCGCCGAGCACCGAGGCCGCGTCTTCCAGGCTGGCGTTGACCAGCATGAAGCTGGACGTGACCGACCGCACCACGTACGGCAGGCAGACCACCGTATGGCCGATGACGAGTTGCAGGAAGGTGGCATGCGAGCCGAGCATCGAGAACACCTGCAGCAACGCCACGCCGGTGACGATCAGTGGCACCACCAGCGGCGACAGCACCAGGCCGACGATCGCGCCCTTGCCCGGCACCCTGAAACGCACCAGGCCGGCGGCGGCCGGAATGCCCAGCGCCAGCGAGACCAGCGTGACCACGCCCGCGAGCTTCAGCGAGAACAGGAAACTCGCCTGCGCCTCCTCGGTGTGCAGCACCTTGGAGAACCACTTCAGCGTGAAGCCACGAGGCGGGAACACGATGTTGGGCGTGTCCGACACGGCCATCATCATCGGCACGACCAGGGGCATCATGCTGGCCAGCAGGATCAGCACGATCACGCCGCGCAGCCAGGGATTGATCGTGTGGTTCATCGTGCACCTGCCGTCCAGCGTGCGAAACGCCGGTTGAAGAATCGAAGAAAGACGATGTTGGAAGCCAGCACCACCACGATGAGCAGGCAGGCGATGGCCGCGGCGAAGGGCCAGTCGCTGAGCGAGACGATCTGCTGCTCGATCAGCGTGCCCAGCAGCGGCGAAAAATTGCCGCCGAGGATCTGCGGCATCACATAGGCGGCGGCGCTCAGCGAGAACACCAGCGACACGCCGACCGACAGCCCGGGCAGGCTCAACGGGAACACCACGCGCCAGAAAGTCTGCAGCCGCGTGGCGCCGGCGATGCGCGCCGCCTCTTCCACCGAGCGGTCGATGCGGCTGATGGCCTGGGCCAGCGGCATCACCATGAACGGCAGGTAGACGTGCACGCAGGCGATCAGCACCGCCCATTCGGTGTAGAGCAACTGGCCGGGGTTGTCGGCGATGCCAAGACCCTTGATGACCTGGTTGAGCGCGCCGTTGCGGCTCAGGATGGCCGACCAGCCGTAGGCCCGAACCACCACGTTGACCAGCAGCGGCGCCACCACCGCCACCGTCACCAGCCGCGCCATCAGCGGCGTGCCGCGCGCGATGCCCAGCGCCAGCGGATAGGCCAGCACCACACAGCAGACACAGGCCAGGGCGGCGATGCGTAGCGTGCGCAGCAGGATGCGCAGGTACAGGTCGACCGAGAACAGCCGCGTGTAGTTGGCGAGTGTCCAGCCGTCCACGTTGGCGCCGTCCACCGTCTGCGCGGTGACGCTGAGCGTCATGACATGCAGCACCGGGTAGAGGAAACACACCAGCAGGAACAGTACGGTGGGCGCCATCAGCCACATGCCCGGCAGCCAGGGCGGCGCCTGCAGGCCGCGGCGCGCCTGCAAGGGCGGCAACGCCAGCGTTTCGGAGGAAGAGATTGCCATGGGCCGGTGTCCTTTTTCGGGGGAAGGCACCGGTCATCGCTGGATGAAACGGTGCTGCATGGGCCGAATCGTAGGAGCCGCAACCATTGCCGTCTAGCACCATTTAGGCAACAATGCATACGCAAAATCAGTACGCAAGGAACAACGATGCGTGGTTCTCTCCTTCCTGTCGTGTTGCGTTATGTCGATCAGGTCGCACGTTCCGGCTCGATCCAGAAGGCCGCGCGCGAGCTGCACGTGGCCGCCTCGGCCATCAACCGGCAGATCCTGGAACTGGAGGCCGAGCTCGGCGTGCCGCTGTTCGAGCGCATGCCGCGCGGCATGCGGCTCACGCCGTCGGGCGACACCATCGTCACGCTGGCCCACCGCTGGCGCGACGACGAACGCCGCGCCGCCGCCGACATCCGCCAGATGCAGGGCATCCACCAGGGCCATGTGCGCGTGATGGCCATGGACAGCCATGTGAGCACCATCCTGCCGCGGTTGGTGGAAACGGTGGCGGTGGACCATCCACGCATCTCGCTGTCCATCGACACCGGTAGCACCGACGACGCCGTAGCGGCGTTGCTCGATGGCACGATCCAACTCGCCGCCGTGTTCAACCTCACGCCGCAGCGCCAGTTGCACACGCTGTGGACCGCCGAGCTGCCCTTCGGCTGCATCGTCGCGCCGAGCCATCCGCTGGCGCGGGCCACGACCACCAGCCTGCAGGAAGCGAGCAACCACGCCATCGCGCTGCAGAGCAAGACGCTGCCGATCCGGCGCTACCTGGAGTCGCGCTACAGCTGGCTGTTCACCGGCACGCAGAACCGCGTGGAGACGAACTCATTGCAGCTGGTGAAGAGCCTGGCCAAGAGCGGGCGCTACCTGGCCTTCACCTCGGAACTCGACGCCGCGCCGGAGATCATCGATGGCTCGCTGCGTTTCCTGCCCGTGCGCGACAAGGGCGCCGAGCCGCAGACGGTGAGCATCGCCATCGACGCGAGCAAGCCGCTGCCGGCCATCGTGAAGATCGTGGCCGGCGTGCTCACGGCGCACATCGAGCACTACCTCACGGCCGTGCGCGCCTGCCGGCCGGTGGAAGCGGCGCCGGATTCAGCGCAGTGAAATCCCGGCTGTCTTGATCGCGAGCGCGTATTTGGGCCGTTCCGTCTGCAGGCTCGCCGCCAGCTCGGCCGGCGGGCCACCCGCCACCTTGAAGCCCATGTCCTCGAGCTTGGCGCGCACGTCGGGCGCCTTCAGCACGGTCTGGATGTCGCGGTTGATCTTGTCGACGATGGGCTGCGGCGTGCCGGCCGGCGTGAAGTAGCCCTGCCAGCTTTCCACCGAGAAGCCGGGCAGGCCGGCTTCGGCCATGGTCGGCACGTCGGGCAGCGCGGGCGAGCGGTAGGGCGTGGTCACGGCCAGCGCCACGAGTTTGCCCGAGCGCACGTATTCCGTCACCGCCGCCAGCGTGATCAGCGTGGCATTGGTATGACCGCCGAGCACATCGAGCGTGGCCGGGCCGCCGCCGGCGTAAGGGATGTAGTTGACCTTGGCGCCCGTCTCCTGCGTGATGATCTCGTGCGCCACATGGGCGATGCCGCCGTTCCCCGGCAGG of the Rhodoferax koreense genome contains:
- a CDS encoding ABC transporter permease, whose protein sequence is MNHTINPWLRGVIVLILLASMMPLVVPMMMAVSDTPNIVFPPRGFTLKWFSKVLHTEEAQASFLFSLKLAGVVTLVSLALGIPAAAGLVRFRVPGKGAIVGLVLSPLVVPLIVTGVALLQVFSMLGSHATFLQLVIGHTVVCLPYVVRSVTSSFMLVNASLEDAASVLGASPAVVARKVIWPQVRPGVLAGGVFAFIVSFDDYPISMWLADGNHFPIPLYLDSQIQLSFDPSIAAISTLMIFFALLLVLVIEKVFGISIARLAT
- a CDS encoding ABC transporter permease yields the protein MAISSSETLALPPLQARRGLQAPPWLPGMWLMAPTVLFLLVCFLYPVLHVMTLSVTAQTVDGANVDGWTLANYTRLFSVDLYLRILLRTLRIAALACVCCVVLAYPLALGIARGTPLMARLVTVAVVAPLLVNVVVRAYGWSAILSRNGALNQVIKGLGIADNPGQLLYTEWAVLIACVHVYLPFMVMPLAQAISRIDRSVEEAARIAGATRLQTFWRVVFPLSLPGLSVGVSLVFSLSAAAYVMPQILGGNFSPLLGTLIEQQIVSLSDWPFAAAIACLLIVVVLASNIVFLRFFNRRFARWTAGAR
- a CDS encoding LysR family transcriptional regulator — protein: MRGSLLPVVLRYVDQVARSGSIQKAARELHVAASAINRQILELEAELGVPLFERMPRGMRLTPSGDTIVTLAHRWRDDERRAAADIRQMQGIHQGHVRVMAMDSHVSTILPRLVETVAVDHPRISLSIDTGSTDDAVAALLDGTIQLAAVFNLTPQRQLHTLWTAELPFGCIVAPSHPLARATTTSLQEASNHAIALQSKTLPIRRYLESRYSWLFTGTQNRVETNSLQLVKSLAKSGRYLAFTSELDAAPEIIDGSLRFLPVRDKGAEPQTVSIAIDASKPLPAIVKIVAGVLTAHIEHYLTAVRACRPVEAAPDSAQ
- a CDS encoding tripartite tricarboxylate transporter substrate binding protein, yielding MHKRFFLRAIAATLAAIGLHIPLAQAGEADNFPSKTVRIVVPVAAGGSADKLTRTLADKLSQLWGQAVVVENVAGASGTIGAAKVAKAPADGYTLLQQGEGLTLNAILFPELPYDSRAFAPVIKAVVNPQILVVNPGTGIRTFAEYLARAKAKPDSISLGLPGNGGIAHVAHEIITQETGAKVNYIPYAGGGPATLDVLGGHTNATLITLAAVTEYVRSGKLVALAVTTPYRSPALPDVPTMAEAGLPGFSVESWQGYFTPAGTPQPIVDKINRDIQTVLKAPDVRAKLEDMGFKVAGGPPAELAASLQTERPKYALAIKTAGISLR